One Candidatus Palauibacter polyketidifaciens DNA segment encodes these proteins:
- a CDS encoding FAD-dependent oxidoreductase, producing the protein MDRDGMFDIVAIGGGTAGLVTAAGSAGLGASVALIERDRLGGDCLWTGCVPSKALISSARVAHHFRDAAAHGLRPVQPSIEGADVLASVRAARAEIEPHDDPERFRAMGVDVVEGAARFVSPHEVEVDGRRIRARRFVIATGSRAAVPPIPGLAEAGYFTHAEAFDRDTIPASLAVVGGGPIGVELAQAFRRLGSDVTVVELLDRLMVREEPELGELLTSRLREEGIEVRTGHVVTRVDRAGDRRQVTIAAAGDAGGDHPASAPEMFEVDEVLVAAGRAPNTEDMGLDAAGVETAKGWVTVDSKLRTSRKHIFAAGDVIGGFLFTHVADHEARTVVQNALFPVRANIDYGVIPWCTYTEPELAHVGLTEAEAVDRHGSAVSAHVYDIGNLDRAIAERAAMGRVKVVVGKGGRILGGHILAPGAGTMIAEISLAMKAGVKLGTLGSLVHPYPTMSEGVKRTADAYRRSTLTGWRKSAVDLALRIGRSLPP; encoded by the coding sequence GTGGATCGAGACGGGATGTTCGACATCGTCGCCATTGGCGGAGGTACGGCGGGTCTCGTGACGGCCGCCGGGAGCGCGGGGCTGGGCGCGAGCGTGGCGCTGATCGAGCGCGACCGCCTCGGCGGCGACTGCCTCTGGACCGGATGCGTGCCCTCCAAGGCGCTGATCAGCTCGGCCCGGGTGGCCCATCATTTTCGTGACGCCGCCGCGCACGGGCTGCGGCCCGTCCAACCCTCGATCGAGGGAGCGGACGTTCTCGCCAGCGTCCGGGCCGCTCGGGCCGAGATCGAGCCGCACGATGATCCGGAGCGTTTTCGGGCCATGGGCGTCGATGTGGTCGAGGGTGCGGCTCGCTTCGTTTCGCCGCACGAAGTGGAGGTGGACGGCCGCCGCATCCGTGCGCGCCGTTTCGTCATCGCCACCGGCTCCAGAGCGGCCGTGCCGCCGATCCCGGGACTCGCGGAGGCGGGTTACTTCACGCACGCCGAGGCCTTCGACCGCGACACGATCCCCGCGTCGCTCGCCGTGGTCGGCGGCGGGCCGATCGGCGTCGAACTCGCCCAGGCCTTCCGCCGCCTCGGCTCGGACGTCACGGTGGTGGAGTTGCTCGACCGGCTCATGGTGCGCGAGGAGCCGGAGCTGGGAGAACTGCTGACGAGCAGGCTGCGTGAGGAGGGCATCGAGGTCCGGACCGGCCACGTCGTGACCCGGGTCGACCGGGCGGGCGACCGGCGGCAGGTGACGATCGCCGCCGCCGGGGACGCAGGCGGCGACCACCCGGCGAGCGCGCCCGAGATGTTCGAGGTCGACGAGGTGCTGGTCGCCGCGGGGCGTGCTCCGAATACGGAGGACATGGGACTCGACGCGGCAGGGGTGGAGACCGCGAAGGGCTGGGTCACCGTCGATTCGAAGCTGCGCACGTCCAGGAAACACATCTTCGCCGCCGGCGATGTCATCGGCGGTTTCCTGTTCACCCACGTCGCCGACCACGAAGCGCGCACCGTCGTGCAGAACGCCCTCTTTCCCGTGCGCGCGAACATCGACTACGGCGTGATCCCGTGGTGCACGTACACGGAGCCCGAACTCGCCCACGTCGGGCTCACGGAAGCCGAGGCCGTGGATCGCCACGGGTCCGCGGTGTCCGCGCACGTCTACGACATCGGGAACCTGGACCGGGCGATCGCCGAGCGCGCCGCCATGGGCAGGGTCAAGGTCGTCGTCGGCAAGGGGGGCCGGATCCTGGGCGGACATATCCTCGCGCCGGGCGCAGGGACGATGATCGCGGAGATCTCGCTCGCCATGAAGGCGGGGGTGAAGCTGGGGACGCTCGGGTCGCTGGTTCATCCCTATCCGACGATGAGCGAGGGTGTGAAGCGTACCGCCGACGCCTACCGCAGATCGACGCTGACGGGATGGAGGAAGTCGGCCGTCGACCTCGCGCTCAGGATCGGGCGGTCCCTGCCGCCTTGA
- a CDS encoding PDZ domain-containing protein → MTAPLSPPPGPIVVFLAAGVLALTSPPAAAQETPAVDAPGWIGVRVDERHNCGWETSDDWKNCTLVIQVREMQEDGPAARAGLLVGDRLAAMNGTRITLVNLPDLLASIRPRVPVRLQVTRDGTDRTLEVIPDARPPDADGIPMVGRRTIVAAAGNPRRGTFVLWLTDSDGRDSTERDRAGFALAFRDTDETGVAVEPSAVRVVDGQLNVLPVRDRPAAELPAVRVEILRDLQRETESAYRDFTLALQNVGAVRARLSAMEFRRRVARAARVALPEPDLAVRLHRTFAGAEFEPVRDFSDRAGLDGLLVLRVARGTVTARLGLRAGDLLLRAADRATRELEDLVTALESEADPGPTVVWVRGGQEMSGVWPRR, encoded by the coding sequence GTGACCGCGCCCCTCTCACCGCCTCCGGGCCCGATCGTGGTGTTCCTCGCCGCGGGCGTCCTTGCGCTAACGTCCCCACCCGCCGCGGCGCAGGAGACCCCGGCAGTCGACGCTCCGGGCTGGATCGGGGTTCGGGTCGACGAGCGCCATAACTGCGGCTGGGAGACTTCGGACGACTGGAAGAACTGCACGCTCGTCATCCAGGTGCGTGAAATGCAGGAAGACGGGCCGGCGGCGCGTGCGGGACTCCTCGTCGGCGATCGACTCGCCGCGATGAACGGTACGAGGATCACCCTCGTCAATCTGCCCGACCTGCTCGCATCGATCCGCCCGCGCGTCCCGGTACGGCTGCAGGTCACGCGAGACGGGACGGACCGCACGCTGGAGGTCATCCCCGACGCGCGGCCCCCGGATGCGGACGGCATCCCGATGGTGGGCCGTCGGACGATCGTCGCCGCGGCCGGGAACCCGCGGCGTGGCACGTTCGTCCTGTGGTTGACGGACTCCGACGGGCGCGACTCCACAGAGCGCGACCGCGCCGGCTTCGCCCTCGCGTTCCGCGATACGGACGAGACCGGCGTGGCGGTGGAGCCCTCCGCGGTGCGGGTCGTGGACGGCCAACTCAACGTGCTGCCCGTGCGCGACCGGCCGGCGGCGGAGTTGCCGGCGGTTCGCGTTGAAATACTCCGCGACCTGCAGCGCGAGACGGAATCGGCCTATCGGGACTTCACGCTTGCGCTCCAGAACGTCGGGGCCGTGCGGGCACGCCTCTCGGCGATGGAGTTCCGGCGTCGCGTGGCGCGTGCCGCTCGGGTGGCACTGCCGGAGCCCGATCTCGCCGTGCGCCTCCATCGCACGTTCGCGGGAGCCGAGTTCGAGCCCGTACGCGACTTTTCCGACCGTGCCGGCCTCGACGGCCTCCTCGTTCTCAGGGTCGCGCGGGGAACGGTCACCGCCCGGCTCGGGCTCCGGGCGGGAGATCTCCTTCTGAGAGCGGCGGACCGTGCGACCCGGGAACTCGAGGACCTCGTCACCGCGCTCGAATCGGAGGCCGACCCGGGTCCCACCGTCGTGTGGGTCCGGGGCGGTCAGGAGATGAGCGGGGTCTGGCCCCGGCGTTGA
- a CDS encoding phosphatase PAP2 family protein yields MSGGVRGRLLPVDRVAIGYFGCTGLVALVFGGLPGAGIAAAHAVAVFGITRLAAWHPRAGLAAIARGAYAVLITPLLYAELSVLNRFLTQRYFDAMVQAWDAALFGGQPSIDLSAWLPWLSFSEVLHLGYFGYYAIIPAAILGVFATRGIEAFQRTALAVASAFFASYLIFMFFPVAGPRYEFVQIGSSVGEGTLFGIVHGILEAGSSKGTAFPSSHIAASLAGVVAAGREDRRWFWLLLIPELALTAGTVYGRFHYATDALAGILLGLLVCAVLRRTGSGAEGIRVAGGGQPAA; encoded by the coding sequence GTGAGCGGCGGTGTCCGCGGACGGCTTCTGCCCGTCGATCGCGTGGCCATCGGCTACTTCGGTTGCACGGGCCTCGTCGCCCTGGTGTTCGGTGGGCTCCCGGGCGCGGGAATCGCGGCGGCCCACGCGGTCGCGGTCTTCGGGATCACGCGACTTGCGGCCTGGCACCCCCGGGCCGGCCTCGCCGCGATCGCGAGGGGGGCGTACGCCGTGCTCATCACGCCCCTCCTGTACGCGGAACTGTCGGTCCTCAACCGCTTTCTCACGCAACGTTACTTCGACGCCATGGTGCAGGCGTGGGATGCCGCCCTGTTCGGCGGACAGCCCAGCATCGATCTCAGCGCATGGCTCCCCTGGCTCTCCTTCTCCGAGGTGTTGCATCTGGGCTACTTCGGCTACTACGCCATCATCCCCGCCGCCATCCTGGGCGTGTTCGCCACCCGGGGGATCGAGGCCTTCCAGCGCACCGCCCTCGCCGTGGCGTCCGCCTTCTTCGCCTCCTACCTCATCTTCATGTTCTTCCCCGTCGCCGGCCCCCGATACGAGTTTGTCCAGATCGGCAGCTCGGTCGGCGAGGGTACGCTGTTCGGGATCGTGCACGGGATCCTGGAGGCCGGATCGTCGAAGGGCACGGCTTTCCCCAGTTCCCACATCGCCGCCTCCCTGGCCGGGGTCGTGGCCGCCGGACGCGAGGATCGGCGCTGGTTCTGGCTCCTCCTGATCCCGGAACTCGCGTTGACTGCGGGGACGGTGTACGGTCGCTTTCACTATGCGACCGACGCCCTCGCGGGCATCCTGCTCGGGCTGCTGGTCTGCGCCGTACTCCGCAGGACCGGCTCCGGGGCCGAGGGCATCCGAGTGGCCGGGGGCGGGCAACCCGCGGCCTGA
- a CDS encoding aminotransferase class I/II-fold pyridoxal phosphate-dependent enzyme, giving the protein MKSRVQPPPILDKCRELATVNDLREAGLYPYFMPIEASHDTWVVIDGARKIMVGSNNYMGLTHDPRVLEAARDALNKFGSGNTGSRFLNGNLNLHEQLEDELADFTGMEAALVFSTGYQTNLGTLGALIGRADTVYIDKLDHASLQDGVRLGLGRTRRFNHNDFATLRRMLEAEKPSRGKLIAVDGVYSMEGDIADLPTLVELRREYGAAILVDDAHAVGVLGETGAGTAEHWGLTDEVDLILGTFSKSFASIGGFVAGRADVIDYLQHNARALMFSASMPPASAATVLKALEIIRDEPERREQLWKNTHRMMEGFKSIGFDIGPTETPIVPILIGPMEKTFVFWRALFEAGVFSNPVVPPAVPEGSCRLRTSYMATHTDDDLDFVLEQVERVGKKLGVV; this is encoded by the coding sequence ATGAAAAGCCGCGTCCAGCCGCCTCCGATCCTCGACAAGTGTCGTGAACTAGCGACCGTGAACGACCTTCGCGAGGCCGGCCTCTATCCGTACTTCATGCCCATTGAGGCCTCGCACGACACCTGGGTCGTCATCGACGGCGCCCGCAAGATCATGGTGGGCTCCAACAATTACATGGGGCTCACGCACGATCCGCGCGTCCTTGAGGCGGCCCGCGACGCGCTCAACAAGTTCGGAAGCGGCAATACGGGCAGCCGCTTCCTCAACGGCAACCTCAACCTGCATGAGCAGCTCGAGGACGAGCTCGCCGACTTCACCGGCATGGAGGCGGCGCTCGTATTCTCGACCGGCTACCAGACGAATCTGGGCACGCTGGGCGCGTTGATCGGTCGCGCGGACACGGTCTACATCGACAAGCTGGACCACGCGAGCCTCCAGGACGGCGTACGTCTGGGGCTCGGCCGCACGCGACGCTTCAACCACAACGACTTCGCCACGCTGCGCCGCATGCTCGAGGCCGAGAAGCCCTCGCGCGGCAAGCTCATCGCGGTGGACGGCGTGTACAGCATGGAAGGCGACATCGCCGACCTGCCCACCCTCGTCGAGCTGAGGCGAGAGTACGGCGCGGCCATCCTGGTGGATGACGCGCACGCCGTGGGCGTGCTGGGAGAAACCGGGGCGGGCACCGCGGAGCACTGGGGACTCACCGACGAAGTGGACCTGATCCTCGGCACGTTCTCGAAGTCCTTCGCCTCGATCGGCGGCTTCGTTGCGGGCCGCGCGGACGTCATCGACTACCTCCAGCACAACGCCCGCGCCCTCATGTTCAGCGCGAGCATGCCACCCGCCTCTGCCGCCACCGTGCTGAAGGCGCTGGAGATCATCCGCGACGAGCCGGAACGCCGGGAGCAGCTCTGGAAGAACACGCACAGGATGATGGAAGGCTTCAAGTCGATCGGGTTCGACATCGGGCCGACCGAGACTCCGATCGTCCCCATTCTCATCGGGCCCATGGAGAAGACCTTCGTGTTCTGGCGAGCCCTGTTCGAGGCGGGCGTCTTCTCGAACCCGGTCGTTCCGCCCGCCGTTCCCGAGGGGAGTTGCCGCCTGCGCACGAGCTACATGGCCACGCACACGGACGACGATCTCGATTTCGTGCTCGAGCAGGTGGAGCGCGTGGGGAAGAAGCTCGGCGTCGTCTGA
- a CDS encoding pitrilysin family protein, with protein MRTTRRFAAVAGFVSVLAVPDTVEAQLPAGVTEVATVEGITEYQLDNGLRFLLFPDQSNQRITVNITYLVGSRHEGYGETGMAHLLEHLVFKGTPNHPDIPKELDEHGAFPNGTTWFDRTNYFETFPATDENLEWALDLEADRMVNSFIAQEDLDSEMTVVRNEWEAGENSPRGVLQKRVLSAAYDWHNYGNSTIGARADIENVPIDRLQAFYRKYYQPDNAILVVAGRFDPDRALELVAEKFGVLPRPDRTGANQLFTTYTAEPAQDGERTVTLRRVGDVQFAMAAYHMPPGSHEHFAAVDVMTHILTARPAGRLYQALVEPGLAANAFAGNFQLREPGILFAGTEVREGDSLEEAADVMLATIQALVDEPPTEEEVDRAKTDFLSGIELSFNNPQGIALQLSEWASMGDWRLFFLHRDRLERVTPDAVHQVAQAYLKPSNRTIGYYYPTEETPARAEIPAPPDVGALVASYTGREAVAEGEAFEPTIENIEVRTERFELPNGLKIAFLAKENRGDAVNVRFSLRHGTEGALMGKATAASLAGAMLMRGTENRSRQDISDELDRLKAQGNIGGGATIASGSFTTVRENLPAVLRLGAEILQQPAFDADEFELLREERLAGIESQMSEPQALVVQAFQRHFSEYPADHPRYSPTFEEQIERLEAATVDEARAFWQGFYGAQGGTMSVVGDFDAAEIRALIEELFGDWTASEAYARVPVQYREIEPLTLDIETPDKANAMMFAGLAVQMRDDHPDYPALLLGNHILGGGMNSRMFSRIRGEEGLSYGVGSNYGAPPIDDNAQFIAFAIFAPENGDKVVASFTDILDVMLADGFTEEEFEGAKRGYLDQAQNARSNDAVIANMLSNSLFLDRPLAFTAEQEAAIEALTAGDVVAALRRHIDPEKLTIVRGGDFANKLVP; from the coding sequence ATGAGAACGACACGCAGGTTTGCGGCGGTGGCGGGGTTCGTGTCCGTGCTGGCCGTACCCGATACCGTTGAAGCCCAGCTTCCCGCGGGCGTCACCGAGGTCGCCACCGTCGAAGGGATCACGGAGTATCAACTCGACAACGGGCTGCGCTTCCTGCTCTTCCCCGACCAGAGCAACCAGCGCATCACGGTGAACATCACCTACCTCGTCGGCTCAAGGCACGAGGGGTACGGCGAGACGGGCATGGCCCATCTCCTCGAACACCTCGTATTCAAGGGGACCCCGAACCACCCGGACATCCCGAAGGAACTGGACGAGCACGGCGCCTTCCCGAACGGGACGACGTGGTTCGACCGCACGAACTACTTCGAGACGTTCCCGGCCACGGACGAGAACCTCGAGTGGGCGCTCGACCTCGAGGCCGACCGCATGGTGAACTCGTTCATCGCCCAGGAGGACCTCGATTCCGAGATGACGGTCGTCCGGAACGAATGGGAGGCGGGGGAGAACAGCCCGCGGGGCGTACTTCAGAAGCGGGTCCTGTCCGCCGCCTACGACTGGCACAACTACGGGAATTCCACGATCGGCGCGCGCGCGGACATCGAAAATGTGCCCATCGACCGGCTGCAGGCCTTCTACCGGAAGTACTACCAGCCGGACAATGCGATCCTCGTCGTCGCCGGCCGCTTCGATCCGGACCGGGCGCTCGAGCTCGTCGCCGAGAAGTTCGGTGTCCTCCCGCGGCCGGACCGCACGGGGGCGAACCAGCTTTTCACGACGTACACCGCCGAGCCCGCCCAGGACGGCGAGCGGACCGTCACCCTGCGGCGCGTCGGCGATGTCCAGTTCGCGATGGCGGCCTATCACATGCCGCCCGGCTCTCACGAGCACTTCGCCGCCGTCGACGTGATGACACACATCCTGACCGCCCGTCCCGCGGGGCGCCTCTATCAGGCGCTCGTCGAGCCGGGTCTGGCCGCCAACGCGTTCGCCGGCAACTTCCAGCTGCGCGAGCCGGGCATCCTGTTCGCCGGCACGGAGGTGCGCGAGGGCGATTCGCTCGAAGAAGCCGCCGACGTCATGCTCGCCACGATTCAGGCGCTCGTCGACGAACCTCCCACGGAGGAAGAGGTCGACAGGGCGAAGACGGACTTTCTCTCGGGGATCGAACTCTCGTTCAACAACCCTCAGGGGATCGCCCTTCAGCTCAGCGAGTGGGCGTCGATGGGCGACTGGCGCCTCTTCTTCCTGCACCGCGACCGCCTGGAGCGGGTGACGCCCGATGCGGTCCACCAGGTCGCGCAGGCCTATCTGAAGCCCTCGAATCGGACCATCGGCTATTACTACCCGACGGAGGAGACCCCGGCCCGCGCCGAGATCCCCGCGCCACCGGACGTCGGTGCTCTGGTCGCCTCGTACACGGGGCGAGAAGCGGTGGCCGAGGGAGAGGCGTTCGAGCCCACGATCGAGAACATCGAGGTCCGGACGGAGCGGTTCGAACTGCCCAACGGCCTCAAGATCGCCTTTCTCGCGAAGGAGAACCGCGGCGACGCCGTGAACGTGCGCTTCTCGCTGCGGCACGGCACGGAGGGCGCCCTCATGGGGAAGGCGACGGCAGCCTCCCTCGCCGGCGCCATGCTGATGCGCGGGACGGAGAACCGATCCCGCCAGGACATCTCCGATGAACTCGATCGCCTCAAGGCCCAGGGAAACATCGGCGGGGGTGCCACCATCGCGAGCGGCTCGTTCACGACCGTGCGGGAGAATCTCCCGGCGGTCCTCCGGCTCGGCGCCGAGATCCTCCAGCAGCCGGCCTTCGACGCGGACGAGTTCGAACTGCTGCGCGAGGAGCGCCTGGCCGGCATCGAGTCGCAGATGTCGGAGCCACAGGCCCTCGTGGTCCAGGCGTTCCAGCGCCATTTCAGCGAGTATCCGGCGGATCATCCCCGCTACTCGCCGACCTTCGAGGAGCAGATCGAGCGCCTCGAGGCCGCGACGGTGGACGAGGCGCGCGCGTTCTGGCAGGGCTTCTACGGGGCGCAGGGCGGCACCATGTCCGTCGTCGGCGACTTCGACGCCGCGGAGATCCGCGCCCTGATCGAGGAACTGTTCGGGGACTGGACCGCGAGCGAAGCCTACGCCCGCGTGCCGGTGCAATACCGCGAGATCGAGCCGCTGACCCTCGACATCGAGACGCCGGACAAGGCGAACGCCATGATGTTCGCCGGACTCGCGGTTCAGATGCGCGACGATCATCCCGACTACCCCGCCCTGCTCCTCGGCAACCACATCCTGGGCGGCGGCATGAACTCACGGATGTTCAGCAGGATCCGGGGGGAGGAAGGCCTGTCGTACGGCGTGGGCTCGAACTACGGGGCGCCCCCGATCGATGACAACGCGCAGTTCATCGCATTCGCGATCTTCGCGCCGGAGAACGGAGACAAGGTCGTGGCGTCGTTCACGGACATCCTCGACGTCATGCTGGCGGATGGGTTCACGGAAGAGGAATTCGAGGGCGCGAAGCGCGGATACCTCGACCAGGCGCAGAACGCTCGCTCGAACGACGCCGTCATCGCGAACATGCTGTCGAACAGTCTGTTCCTGGACCGTCCGCTCGCATTCACGGCGGAGCAGGAGGCCGCGATCGAGGCGCTGACGGCCGGCGACGTGGTGGCCGCGCTGCGGCGCCACATCGATCCCGAGAAGCTGACGATCGTCCGGGGCGGCGACTTCGCCAACAAGCTCGTTCCCTAG
- the icd gene encoding NADP-dependent isocitrate dehydrogenase has translation MADASPSYDTLRTPSGGTIRMVGDRLDVPDRPIIPFIEGDGIGPDIWRAASAVFEAAVEKAYGGERRIAWFEVLAGQKAFDRTGDWLPGDTLRAIRHHRVAIKGPLTTPVGGGIRSLNVALRQQLDLFACVRPVRWFEGVPSPVRQPDLVDMTIFRENTEDIYAGIEWEAGSEEARRLRDFLCDEMGVSTIRFPDTSSFGVKPISREGTQRLVRAAIRYARDRGYGSVTLVHKGNIMKFTEGGFRDWGYELAKDEFGAREFGGGPWCRTSDGIVVKDVIADAFLQQILTRPAEYDVIATMNLNGDYISDALAAQVGGIGIAPGANINYETGHAIFEATHGTAPKYAGQDKVNPGSVILSGEMMLRHIGWNEAADLIVSSLSATISEKRVTYDFERLMDGATLLGCSEFGRAMIDNM, from the coding sequence ATGGCCGACGCGTCTCCCTCATACGACACCCTGCGCACGCCCTCCGGCGGTACCATCCGCATGGTGGGCGACCGCCTCGACGTGCCCGACCGCCCGATCATTCCCTTCATCGAAGGAGACGGGATCGGTCCCGACATCTGGCGCGCCGCGAGCGCGGTCTTCGAAGCGGCCGTCGAGAAGGCCTACGGCGGCGAACGGCGGATCGCGTGGTTCGAGGTGCTCGCCGGTCAGAAGGCGTTCGATCGCACGGGGGACTGGCTGCCCGGGGACACGCTCCGCGCGATCCGGCATCACCGGGTCGCGATCAAGGGACCCCTCACGACGCCCGTGGGTGGCGGGATCCGGTCGCTCAACGTGGCGCTGCGCCAGCAACTGGACCTGTTCGCGTGCGTCCGCCCGGTGCGCTGGTTCGAGGGTGTCCCGTCGCCGGTTCGCCAGCCGGACCTCGTCGACATGACGATCTTCCGCGAGAACACCGAGGACATCTACGCCGGAATCGAGTGGGAAGCCGGCAGTGAGGAGGCCCGCCGTCTGCGCGACTTCCTGTGCGATGAGATGGGCGTCTCGACGATCCGTTTCCCGGACACGAGTTCCTTCGGGGTGAAGCCGATCTCGCGGGAAGGGACGCAGCGGCTCGTCCGCGCCGCGATCCGCTACGCCCGCGACCGGGGATACGGCAGCGTCACGCTGGTCCACAAGGGGAACATCATGAAGTTCACCGAGGGCGGTTTCCGCGACTGGGGCTACGAACTCGCGAAGGACGAGTTCGGGGCGCGGGAGTTCGGCGGCGGCCCCTGGTGCCGGACCTCGGATGGAATCGTCGTCAAGGATGTGATCGCCGACGCGTTCCTGCAGCAGATCCTCACGCGGCCCGCGGAGTACGATGTAATCGCGACCATGAATCTGAACGGGGACTACATCTCGGACGCGCTCGCCGCGCAGGTGGGCGGGATCGGCATCGCCCCCGGCGCGAACATCAACTACGAGACGGGCCATGCGATCTTCGAGGCAACGCACGGTACCGCGCCGAAGTACGCCGGACAGGACAAGGTGAACCCGGGGTCCGTGATCCTGTCAGGGGAGATGATGCTGCGGCATATCGGGTGGAACGAAGCCGCCGACCTTATTGTATCCTCCTTGAGCGCAACCATCAGCGAGAAGCGGGTGACGTACGACTTCGAGCGCCTGATGGATGGTGCGACACTCCTCGGTTGCAGCGAGTTCGGCCGGGCGATGATCGACAACATGTGA
- a CDS encoding NAD-dependent epimerase/dehydratase family protein yields the protein MASVFLTGGSGFLGGHLAEALVAAGHQVTASVRRTSDTRHLDPLELKKVELDLGAEDTSEAAATLAGCSAVVHCGALTRARNESEFMAVNAVGTRRLAEAAAEAGVRRFVFISSLAARGPDGADGPVSPYGRSKAEAEAALAGIGGSIEVVVLRPGGVYGPRDSDLLPLFRLAARGWTAIPRSRAPLQPVYVADVVSAVLAALEAAPAPRPLPIAAAERHTWRALASALMAAVDRPGRVLRLPSALFLTVGALSELAGRLTGKAPAFDRRRARDLSAYAWTCDIESSRRYLDPWRPRVGIDEGLARTAEWYRRMGWL from the coding sequence ATGGCATCAGTCTTTCTGACGGGGGGAAGCGGGTTCCTCGGCGGTCATCTCGCCGAGGCCCTCGTCGCGGCCGGACACCAGGTCACGGCGAGCGTGCGGCGAACGAGCGACACGCGTCATCTCGACCCTCTGGAGCTGAAGAAGGTCGAACTCGATCTAGGGGCGGAGGACACGTCGGAGGCGGCCGCGACACTCGCGGGCTGCTCCGCCGTCGTCCACTGCGGTGCGCTCACGCGGGCGCGCAACGAGTCGGAGTTCATGGCCGTAAATGCGGTCGGGACACGGAGGCTCGCAGAGGCGGCGGCGGAGGCGGGAGTCCGGCGGTTCGTCTTCATCAGCAGCCTCGCCGCCCGGGGTCCGGATGGCGCGGACGGCCCGGTGAGCCCGTACGGCCGGTCGAAAGCCGAAGCGGAGGCCGCGCTCGCCGGCATCGGCGGGTCGATAGAGGTCGTCGTACTCCGCCCGGGAGGCGTCTACGGCCCGCGCGACTCCGACCTGCTGCCGCTCTTCCGGCTGGCGGCGCGCGGGTGGACCGCGATTCCGCGGAGCCGTGCGCCCCTGCAGCCGGTGTACGTTGCCGATGTCGTCTCGGCCGTCCTCGCCGCCCTCGAGGCGGCGCCGGCGCCGCGCCCGCTTCCCATCGCGGCGGCGGAGCGCCATACCTGGCGCGCGCTGGCGAGCGCGCTAATGGCCGCCGTCGACCGCCCGGGCCGCGTCCTGCGGCTGCCATCCGCCCTCTTTCTCACCGTCGGGGCGCTGTCGGAACTCGCGGGCCGCCTGACGGGGAAGGCCCCCGCGTTCGACCGGAGGCGCGCGCGCGATCTGTCCGCATACGCCTGGACCTGTGACATCGAGTCGAGCCGGAGATATCTCGACCCTTGGCGTCCGCGGGTCGGCATCGACGAGGGGCTCGCGCGCACCGCCGAGTGGTATCGCCGCATGGGCTGGCTGTGA
- a CDS encoding sigma-70 family RNA polymerase sigma factor, with amino-acid sequence MDERELIACAKAGERSAMGELYELHARRVYTVIRRLVGDDHLAEDLSQEAWIRAFEKLHLFRGDAAFGTWLYRLATNVALNRLRRSSKRRPVESAAELPRVARAHDDVIVTRRVLTRALDQLPPGYRRVLVLHDVEGWTHNDIAEALGCSPGTSKSQLHKARARMRKLIAPEGSGNGGARGEARL; translated from the coding sequence GTGGACGAACGCGAACTGATCGCCTGCGCCAAAGCGGGAGAGCGATCCGCGATGGGGGAGCTGTACGAACTCCACGCGCGACGCGTCTACACGGTGATTCGCCGCCTCGTGGGCGACGATCACCTCGCTGAGGACCTCTCCCAGGAAGCGTGGATCCGCGCGTTCGAGAAGCTCCATCTCTTCCGGGGAGATGCGGCCTTCGGCACGTGGCTCTACCGGTTGGCGACGAACGTGGCGCTCAACCGGCTGCGCCGGTCGTCGAAGCGGCGTCCGGTGGAATCCGCCGCCGAGCTTCCCCGCGTGGCGCGGGCGCACGACGACGTGATCGTGACGCGGCGGGTCCTGACCCGGGCGCTGGACCAGTTGCCGCCGGGGTACCGGAGGGTCCTCGTGCTGCACGACGTGGAAGGCTGGACGCACAACGACATCGCCGAGGCTCTGGGCTGTTCGCCCGGCACGTCGAAATCGCAGTTGCACAAGGCGCGGGCGCGCATGCGGAAGCTCATCGCTCCGGAAGGTTCCGGGAACGGCGGTGCACGGGGCGAAGCGCGCCTCTGA